From Leguminivora glycinivorella isolate SPB_JAAS2020 chromosome 24, LegGlyc_1.1, whole genome shotgun sequence, a single genomic window includes:
- the LOC125238858 gene encoding histone H1.1, embryonic-like, with the protein MSDSDVEIKKIAPMKPVKKPPPSPTESLLKAHEKKVTTKAMIHEALTELKSRKGVSIQAIKKYMEDKYYVQTDKVKYLIKKTLKIGVEDGSIVQLKGIGASGSFKLAAVKEKPKKPKTKKEKPKKESTKEKSKEKPAKDKKEKVVKEKTKTDKMKPPKKVKMDVKDKEKKTEKPKDKKKAELKEKKTKTAGTAKKKASMMKRKSIGSIIKPPRMKPKSKA; encoded by the coding sequence ATGTCAGACTCCGACGTCGAAATAAAGAAAATAGCTCCAATGAAACCCGTCAAAAAACCGCCGCCGAGCCCCACGGAAAGCCTACTAAAAGCTCACGAAAAAAAGGTTACCACAAAAGCTATGATCCACGAAGCTTTGACAGAACTTAAATCCAGAAAAGGAGTCTCAATTCAAGCCATCAAGAAGTACATGGAAGATAAATATTACGTCCAAACGGATAAAGTCAAGTATCTCATCAAAAAGACCTTGAAAATTGGCGTGGAAGACGGCAGTATTGTCCAGCTGAAAGGAATAGGAGCGTCAGGGTCCTTCAAATTAGCAGCAGTCAAAGAAAAACCAAAGAAACCGAAGACCAAGAAAGAAAAACCTAAAAAGGAAAGCACTAAAGAGAAAAGTAAAGAAAAACCAGCGAAGGATAAAAAAGAGAAAGTTGTGAAAGAAAAAACGAAGACAGATAAAATGAAGCCGCCAAAGAAAGTCAAGATGGACGTGAAAGATAAGGAAAAGAAGACTGAAAAACCGAAAGATAAGAAGAAAGCTGAATTGAAGGAGAAGAAGACTAAAACTGCTGGGACAGCGAAGAAGAAAGCGTCTATGATGAAGAGGAAAAGTATAGGGTCTATCATCAAACCGCCCAGGATGAAGCCGAAATCGAAagcctaa